One genomic window of Streptomyces sp. NBC_01498 includes the following:
- a CDS encoding baeRF3 domain-containing protein, with product MDSNDLTPEVLRTLRARRPYPAVSLTMPTHRHEPRYDGDPVRLRNGLAEAERRMEADPDVPRTARLAVRAQLDRAAAEVDPRDRLDGLVILADADEHQVWYLPREAPESVVVSDTYLTRNLVAATAQTRPYWVLAVAADRATLWSGVGGSLREHRADGFPMRAPEEAWDTEREERIGDTPSTFTDEETRKFLRSVDDALTAVLAARPRPVHLVGVAPALALLDEAGTTARSADGRLAKGGLTDGPAHALAAAIRPVVAVHARGEARKILDRLVAARGRRTLAAGLDEVWEAVRERRAGLVAVEEHFQRTARVAGGRLIPVGGEDGAAPGREVQDDIVDELVEAALDGGAEVAFLDDDALAAHGRIAAELRY from the coding sequence ATGGACAGTAACGATCTGACGCCCGAGGTCCTGCGGACACTGCGCGCACGGCGGCCCTACCCGGCGGTGTCCCTGACGATGCCCACCCACCGGCACGAGCCCCGGTACGACGGCGACCCGGTGCGGCTGCGCAACGGCCTCGCCGAGGCCGAGCGCCGGATGGAGGCCGACCCGGACGTCCCGAGGACGGCCCGGCTCGCCGTGCGGGCACAGCTCGACCGGGCCGCGGCCGAGGTGGACCCGCGCGACCGGCTCGACGGGCTCGTGATCCTCGCCGACGCCGACGAGCACCAGGTCTGGTACCTGCCGCGCGAGGCGCCCGAGTCGGTCGTCGTCAGCGACACCTACCTCACCCGGAACCTGGTCGCCGCCACCGCGCAGACGCGCCCCTACTGGGTCCTGGCCGTGGCCGCCGACCGCGCGACGCTCTGGAGCGGTGTCGGCGGCTCGCTGCGCGAGCACCGCGCCGACGGTTTCCCGATGCGGGCGCCCGAGGAGGCGTGGGACACCGAGCGGGAGGAACGGATCGGCGACACCCCGAGCACCTTCACCGACGAGGAGACCCGCAAGTTCCTGCGGTCCGTGGACGACGCCCTGACGGCCGTCCTCGCCGCCCGCCCCCGGCCGGTCCATCTGGTGGGCGTGGCCCCGGCGCTCGCCCTGCTGGACGAGGCGGGCACCACCGCGCGCTCCGCCGACGGGCGGCTGGCCAAGGGCGGTCTGACGGACGGCCCGGCGCACGCGCTGGCCGCCGCGATCCGGCCGGTGGTGGCGGTGCACGCGCGCGGCGAGGCACGGAAGATCCTGGACCGGCTCGTGGCGGCCCGGGGCCGGCGTACCCTCGCCGCCGGTCTGGACGAGGTGTGGGAGGCGGTACGCGAACGGCGCGCCGGGCTCGTGGCGGTGGAGGAGCACTTCCAGCGCACCGCCCGGGTCGCCGGGGGACGGCTGATCCCGGTCGGCGGCGAGGACGGGGCGGCCCCCGGCCGTGAGGTCCAGGACGACATCGTCGACGAACTCGTCGAGGCGGCCCTGGACGGCGGCGCGGAGGTCGCGTTCCTGGACGACGACGCGCTCGCCGCCCACGGCCGGATCGCGGCGGAGCTGCGCTACTGA
- a CDS encoding N-acetylmuramoyl-L-alanine amidase, with protein sequence MPGSTPTSARNVRGRALRTAGAVASVALLLPLVSASPSATAEQPAEGSLQRDFAAAADRYDVPSSILLGVSYLQSRWDTHSGAPSVTGGYGPMHLTDARTAIAEAPHHSHGSEDARGDTSRPVRTGAPDSVRQAVVPANSALPARLRTVDRAAKLTGRPAAQLRRDPAANIQGGAALLADAQRALGKPLSADPADWYGAVARFSGADDSATAATYANDVFAVIRDGQRRTTDSGQRVSLPATPRLAPDPAQMKKLGLRTADTGATECPPTVACEWIPAPYEEFGEGDYGNHDKASRPEAGSPSIDTIVIHDTEATWDTTLQLVQDPTYVSWHYSLRSSDGHIAQHVPLKDVGWHAGNWYVNSTSVGLEHEGFLVSPDAWYTEAMYRTSSRLVRYLADRYDIPLDRQHIIGHDNVPGTTASTIAGMHTDPGPYWDWAHYFELLGKPFKAAGGRNPGMVTIRPDYASHQPVYTGCVTAGQACAPRGSGAVRLHTAPDASSPLVKDIGLRPGGGDSTTGVNDLGARASTGQQYAVAGREGDWTAIWYLGQKAWFHNPASAPTAVGATGRVLTPKPGLTEVPVYGRAYPEAAAYPAGIPVQAISPFPYKLLAGQTYVVGDRVPGAYYFAPVFDTTGHRVVSGQERYYEIQFGHRIAYVKASDVRVLPSGR encoded by the coding sequence TTGCCAGGTTCGACCCCCACATCCGCCAGAAACGTCCGCGGCCGCGCGCTGCGCACCGCGGGCGCCGTCGCCTCGGTGGCCCTGCTGCTGCCCCTGGTGTCGGCCTCCCCGTCCGCCACCGCCGAACAGCCCGCCGAGGGCTCCCTCCAGCGGGACTTCGCCGCGGCGGCGGACCGGTACGACGTACCGTCGAGCATCCTGCTCGGTGTCTCCTACCTCCAGTCGCGGTGGGACACCCACAGCGGGGCGCCGAGCGTCACCGGCGGCTACGGCCCCATGCACCTCACCGACGCCCGGACCGCGATCGCCGAGGCACCGCACCACTCGCACGGCTCGGAGGACGCCCGCGGCGACACCTCCCGCCCGGTGCGGACCGGGGCACCGGACTCCGTCCGGCAGGCCGTCGTCCCGGCGAACTCCGCGCTCCCCGCGCGGCTGCGCACCGTGGACCGCGCCGCGAAGCTCACCGGCCGCCCCGCCGCACAGCTCCGGCGGGACCCCGCCGCCAACATCCAGGGCGGCGCCGCCCTGCTCGCCGACGCCCAGCGGGCGCTCGGCAAGCCGCTGAGCGCCGACCCGGCCGACTGGTACGGCGCCGTCGCCCGCTTCTCCGGCGCCGACGACTCGGCCACCGCCGCGACGTACGCCAACGACGTGTTCGCCGTGATCCGGGACGGCCAGCGCCGTACGACCGACAGCGGGCAGCGGGTCTCGCTGCCCGCCACCCCGAGGCTCGCCCCCGACCCCGCGCAGATGAAGAAGCTCGGGCTGCGCACGGCGGACACCGGGGCCACCGAGTGCCCGCCCACCGTGGCCTGCGAGTGGATCCCGGCCCCGTACGAGGAGTTCGGCGAGGGCGACTACGGCAACCACGACAAGGCGAGCCGGCCGGAGGCCGGGTCCCCGTCCATCGACACGATCGTCATCCATGACACCGAGGCGACCTGGGACACCACGCTCCAGCTCGTCCAGGACCCCACGTACGTCTCCTGGCACTACTCGCTGCGCTCCTCCGACGGCCACATCGCGCAGCACGTCCCGCTGAAGGACGTCGGCTGGCACGCGGGCAACTGGTACGTCAACTCCACCTCGGTGGGCCTGGAGCACGAGGGGTTCCTGGTCTCCCCGGACGCCTGGTACACCGAGGCGATGTACCGCACGTCGTCCCGGCTGGTGCGCTACCTCGCCGACCGGTACGACATCCCGCTCGACCGGCAGCACATCATCGGCCACGACAACGTGCCGGGCACCACCGCCTCGACCATCGCCGGGATGCACACCGACCCGGGCCCGTACTGGGACTGGGCGCACTACTTCGAGCTGCTGGGCAAGCCGTTCAAGGCGGCGGGCGGACGCAACCCGGGCATGGTGACGATCCGTCCCGACTACGCGTCCCACCAGCCCGTCTACACCGGGTGCGTGACGGCCGGTCAGGCGTGCGCGCCGCGCGGCTCGGGCGCGGTACGGCTGCACACCGCGCCGGACGCCTCCTCGCCGCTGGTCAAGGACATCGGTCTGCGGCCGGGCGGCGGTGACTCCACGACCGGCGTCAACGACCTGGGCGCGCGGGCGTCGACGGGCCAGCAGTACGCCGTGGCCGGACGCGAGGGCGACTGGACGGCGATCTGGTACCTCGGCCAGAAGGCGTGGTTCCACAACCCGGCCTCGGCGCCCACGGCCGTCGGTGCCACCGGGCGGGTGCTGACGCCCAAGCCCGGTCTCACGGAGGTACCGGTGTACGGCAGGGCCTACCCGGAGGCGGCGGCGTACCCGGCCGGCATCCCCGTCCAGGCGATCTCGCCGTTCCCGTACAAGCTGCTCGCGGGCCAGACGTACGTGGTCGGTGACCGGGTGCCGGGCGCCTACTACTTCGCGCCGGTCTTCGACACCACGGGCCACCGGGTGGTCAGCGGGCAGGAGCGGTACTACGAGATCCAGTTCGGGCACCGGATCGCCTATGTGAAGGCGTCCGACGTCCGAGTCCTGCCCTCGGGCCGCTGA
- a CDS encoding ROK family transcriptional regulator yields the protein MPAPPDRSGHAVSHTPGEVLTLISSGAAATRADLARMTGLARSTVAQRVDALIAHGFVDESGPESGDSTGGRPPRRLRLRTREHAVAGVDLGASHCRVALMDIGGTTLATREDPLSIGDGPDPVLRHVEHTLRALLEEAGRDPRTLRSIGVGVPGPVEFSTGRPVDPPIMPGWHQYPIPEFFASRFGARALVDNDVNVMALAEQRRAFPETRFLLHIKVGTGIGCGIVADGRLHRGAQGSAGDIGHIKVGEREDACRCGNFGCLEAVAGGAAIAGRLAALGLDAVSGRDVVRLVTSGNRDALRMVREAGRAVGEVLAGLVNFFNPDTVVLGGALAAVHDQLLAGVREAVYRRSNPLATRVLRIEPSRTGENAAALGAGILAIEHALSPAQVDRRLAGGIPA from the coding sequence ATGCCCGCACCGCCGGACCGCAGCGGTCACGCCGTCTCCCACACGCCGGGCGAGGTGCTCACGCTGATCAGTTCCGGCGCCGCGGCGACCCGCGCGGATCTCGCCCGGATGACGGGTCTCGCGCGCTCCACGGTCGCCCAGCGGGTGGACGCGCTCATCGCGCACGGTTTCGTGGACGAGTCGGGACCCGAGTCCGGTGACTCCACGGGCGGCAGGCCGCCGCGCAGACTGCGGCTGCGCACCCGCGAGCACGCGGTGGCGGGTGTCGACCTCGGCGCCTCGCACTGCCGGGTGGCGCTGATGGACATCGGCGGGACGACCCTGGCCACCCGGGAGGACCCGCTGTCGATCGGGGACGGCCCCGACCCGGTCCTGCGCCATGTGGAACACACACTGCGCGCGCTGCTGGAGGAGGCGGGGCGTGATCCGCGCACGCTGCGGTCGATCGGGGTGGGGGTGCCGGGGCCGGTCGAGTTCTCGACGGGGCGTCCCGTCGATCCGCCGATCATGCCCGGCTGGCACCAGTACCCGATCCCCGAGTTCTTCGCCTCCCGCTTCGGGGCGCGGGCGCTGGTCGACAACGACGTGAACGTGATGGCGCTGGCCGAGCAGCGGCGGGCCTTCCCCGAGACCCGTTTCCTGCTCCACATCAAGGTCGGCACGGGCATCGGCTGCGGCATCGTCGCCGACGGCAGGCTGCACCGGGGCGCGCAGGGCAGCGCCGGCGACATCGGGCACATCAAGGTCGGCGAGCGGGAGGACGCCTGCCGGTGCGGCAACTTCGGCTGTCTGGAGGCGGTCGCCGGGGGCGCGGCGATCGCGGGGCGGCTGGCGGCGCTCGGGCTCGACGCCGTGTCCGGCCGTGATGTCGTACGGCTGGTGACGTCGGGCAACCGGGACGCGCTGCGGATGGTGCGCGAGGCGGGCCGCGCGGTCGGCGAGGTGCTGGCGGGGCTGGTGAACTTCTTCAACCCGGACACGGTGGTGCTGGGCGGGGCGCTGGCCGCCGTGCACGACCAGTTGCTCGCGGGCGTACGGGAGGCGGTGTACCGGCGGTCGAATCCGCTCGCCACACGGGTGCTGCGGATCGAGCCGAGCCGTACGGGCGAGAACGCGGCGGCGCTCGGGGCGGGCATCCTGGCGATCGAGCACGCGCTGTCCCCGGCGCAGGTGGACCGGCGGCTGGCCGGCGGGATCCCGGCGTGA
- a CDS encoding sugar ABC transporter ATP-binding protein, protein MLTMQGVSKSFLGVRVLHDVGLDLRPGEVHALVGENGAGKSTLMKILAGEHTPDTGTITLDGTAHAFRHPGQARAAGIGVIHQEFALLPHRTVAENVFLGSEPTRRGLVDRTAMERRTAELLAELDTTGITPRTPVKDLSVARQQTVEIVKALASDVRVLVMDEPTAPLAGHEVALLSALVRRLTARGLGILYVSHRLTEVFDLAGRVTVLKDGRHVTTVRTADTTPDAVVRAMVGRELTAYYPPRARPGEIGGVRLTVTGGGNARVSGIDLTLRAGEIVGVAGLQGAGRTSLARALFGAAPFTTGTMTVDGVPLRPSTPRRAIRAGVALVTEDRKAEGLVLHQSVRDNTLLVTRAVAVRGRPPAGPGVSALLDRVRLRSRGEDQEVRFLSGGNQQKVVIAKWLAAGPRVLLFDEPTRGVDVGAKAAVHTLVRELAREGLAVLIISSELPELIGMSDRILVMSGGRLVGELPAGATEESVMRLATAGRRPDGPDERAAPSEAPSENPSASPRQEGAA, encoded by the coding sequence ATGCTGACGATGCAGGGCGTGTCCAAGAGCTTTCTCGGCGTGCGGGTGCTCCACGACGTGGGGCTCGACCTGCGGCCCGGCGAGGTCCACGCCCTGGTGGGCGAGAACGGCGCCGGAAAGTCCACCCTGATGAAGATCCTGGCCGGCGAACACACCCCCGACACCGGCACCATCACCCTGGACGGAACGGCGCACGCGTTCCGCCACCCCGGCCAGGCGCGGGCCGCCGGAATCGGCGTCATCCACCAGGAGTTCGCGCTCCTGCCCCACCGCACCGTCGCCGAGAACGTGTTCCTCGGCAGCGAACCGACCCGCCGGGGCCTGGTCGACCGTACGGCCATGGAGCGGCGCACCGCCGAACTGCTCGCCGAACTGGACACGACGGGCATCACCCCGCGCACGCCCGTCAAGGACCTGTCCGTCGCCCGGCAGCAGACCGTCGAGATCGTCAAGGCGCTCGCCTCCGACGTCCGGGTGCTGGTCATGGACGAACCGACCGCCCCGCTCGCCGGGCACGAGGTCGCGCTCCTGTCGGCCCTGGTGCGCCGGCTCACCGCGCGCGGCCTCGGCATCCTCTACGTCTCGCACCGCCTCACCGAGGTCTTCGACCTCGCGGGGCGTGTCACCGTCCTCAAGGACGGCCGTCACGTCACCACCGTGCGCACCGCCGACACCACCCCCGACGCCGTGGTGCGCGCGATGGTCGGCCGCGAACTGACCGCGTACTACCCGCCGCGTGCCCGGCCCGGCGAGATCGGCGGCGTACGCCTCACCGTCACCGGCGGCGGCAACGCGCGCGTCAGCGGCATCGATCTCACCCTGCGCGCGGGCGAGATCGTCGGCGTCGCGGGCCTCCAGGGGGCGGGACGTACGTCCCTGGCCCGCGCCCTCTTCGGCGCCGCGCCCTTCACCACCGGCACCATGACGGTCGACGGAGTACCGCTGCGGCCGTCGACCCCCCGCCGGGCGATCCGCGCCGGTGTCGCCCTGGTCACCGAGGACCGCAAGGCCGAGGGGCTGGTGCTCCACCAGTCGGTACGGGACAACACCCTGCTGGTCACCCGTGCCGTCGCCGTCCGGGGCAGACCCCCGGCCGGACCCGGGGTGAGCGCCCTCCTCGACCGGGTACGGCTCCGGTCCCGGGGCGAGGACCAGGAAGTCCGGTTCCTGTCCGGCGGCAACCAGCAGAAGGTCGTCATCGCCAAGTGGCTGGCGGCGGGCCCGCGGGTGCTGCTCTTCGACGAGCCCACGCGCGGCGTCGACGTCGGGGCCAAGGCGGCCGTCCACACCCTGGTGCGCGAACTCGCCCGCGAGGGACTCGCCGTACTGATCATCTCCTCCGAACTGCCGGAACTCATCGGGATGAGCGACCGGATCCTGGTGATGTCCGGCGGGCGTCTCGTGGGCGAACTGCCCGCGGGAGCGACGGAGGAGAGCGTCATGCGCCTCGCCACGGCCGGGCGGCGGCCGGACGGCCCCGACGAGCGCGCGGCCCCCTCCGAGGCCCCGTCCGAGAACCCTTCCGCGAGTCCCCGACAGGAAGGCGCCGCGTGA
- a CDS encoding ABC transporter permease, with amino-acid sequence MNTPGTTASEAGTGRGKASTAALGSRVARALGAGAPVFALLALLLLALLITDPGFYRPDSFLSFVKRAAPLVILAAGQYLVVVGGEFDLSVGAVVTAGVVVAAELYGSFPGAPWPVVTGVLLAAGALAGLVSGLITTVLRVPSFITTLGMMLILEGAVFFWTGGSPQGVLPDAFREAGRGTAFGVLPWAVVACLLAGTAAVLVTRSDFGRTLVATGDSDRAAALAGVRVARVRTVAFVLSGTAAALAAVLVGGFSGVSAQAGRGYEFEAITAVVLGGVALGGGRGSVVAAMAGAFSLQALFTLLNLHGVSGALESTVQGVIVIAAVGLGAAGRPRRAARGAGPPGSAPPGISPPGVTPPTGTHPSGGTAS; translated from the coding sequence GTGAACACCCCCGGCACCACCGCGAGCGAGGCCGGGACCGGGCGCGGGAAGGCTTCGACGGCGGCCCTCGGAAGCCGGGTCGCCCGCGCCCTCGGCGCCGGTGCCCCCGTGTTCGCGCTGCTCGCCCTGCTGCTCCTCGCCCTCCTGATCACCGACCCGGGCTTCTACCGGCCCGACAGCTTCCTCTCCTTCGTCAAGCGCGCCGCGCCCCTGGTGATCCTGGCCGCCGGGCAGTATCTCGTCGTCGTCGGCGGCGAGTTCGACCTGTCCGTCGGCGCGGTCGTCACGGCGGGCGTGGTCGTGGCGGCCGAACTGTACGGCTCCTTCCCCGGCGCCCCCTGGCCGGTGGTCACCGGGGTCCTGCTCGCCGCCGGTGCGCTGGCCGGGCTGGTGAGCGGGCTGATCACGACGGTCCTGCGGGTGCCGTCGTTCATCACCACCCTCGGCATGATGCTGATCCTCGAAGGCGCGGTCTTCTTCTGGACCGGCGGCTCACCGCAGGGCGTCCTGCCCGACGCCTTCCGCGAGGCGGGCCGGGGCACCGCCTTCGGCGTCCTGCCCTGGGCGGTCGTCGCCTGTCTGCTGGCCGGGACCGCCGCCGTCCTGGTGACACGCTCCGACTTCGGGCGGACGCTCGTCGCGACGGGCGACAGCGACCGCGCCGCCGCGCTCGCCGGAGTCCGCGTGGCCCGGGTGCGGACCGTGGCCTTCGTCCTGTCCGGCACCGCCGCCGCGCTCGCCGCCGTCCTCGTCGGCGGCTTCTCCGGGGTCTCCGCGCAGGCGGGCCGGGGCTACGAGTTCGAGGCCATCACCGCCGTCGTCCTCGGCGGGGTGGCCCTCGGCGGCGGACGCGGCTCGGTGGTCGCCGCCATGGCCGGTGCCTTCTCCCTCCAGGCGCTGTTCACCCTGCTCAACCTGCACGGTGTCTCCGGGGCCCTGGAGTCCACCGTCCAGGGCGTCATCGTCATCGCCGCCGTCGGCCTCGGCGCGGCCGGCCGGCCCCGCCGCGCGGCTCGGGGCGCCGGCCCGCCCGGCAGTGCCCCGCCCGGCATTTCTCCACCCGGTGTCACCCCACCCACCGGTACGCACCCCTCGGGAGGAACAGCCTCATGA
- a CDS encoding ABC transporter substrate-binding protein, whose product MTVLRTARRRALAAGAALLGAVLVASCTSDAPPDRPPAAPGTGSTADAGTGKQSSFFEQAEYEHQLALADERPHGPADKPWEQMLSPQMVDTSQYRTDEPDDIALCFSNAGVFNPWRQVGLKNMRAEVELHREITEFTVLDAQGKDDKQISDIQELSGRDCDALIVSPNTTATLTPAVEQACGKLPVVVFDRGVETDCAVTFVNPIGGYAYGAVAADFLVEKVEPRGKILALRISPGVDVLETRWSAAKVAFDRSELDVVDVKFTDGDPARTKAVVTDALTRHGDIDGVWMDSGATAVAAVEAFEDAGKDVPPITGEDQQDFLQAWRDKDLTAIAPAYPTFQWRTAVIAALDVLKGEDVPKEWKLPQPTVTQENLGDYLKPGMPPLHYAMCGCESMPGFPKDWGGR is encoded by the coding sequence ATGACCGTCCTACGCACCGCCCGCCGACGGGCGCTCGCCGCGGGCGCCGCCCTGCTCGGCGCCGTACTCGTCGCCTCCTGCACCAGCGACGCGCCCCCCGACCGGCCCCCGGCCGCCCCGGGCACCGGGAGTACCGCGGACGCGGGCACCGGGAAACAGTCCAGCTTCTTCGAACAGGCCGAGTACGAGCACCAGTTGGCCCTCGCCGACGAACGGCCGCACGGACCGGCGGACAAGCCCTGGGAGCAGATGCTCAGCCCGCAGATGGTGGACACCTCCCAGTACCGGACGGACGAGCCGGACGACATCGCCCTCTGCTTCTCCAACGCGGGCGTCTTCAACCCCTGGCGCCAGGTGGGCCTGAAGAACATGCGCGCCGAGGTCGAACTGCACCGGGAGATCACCGAGTTCACCGTCCTGGACGCCCAGGGCAAGGACGACAAACAGATCTCCGACATCCAGGAACTCTCCGGACGCGACTGCGACGCGCTGATCGTCTCGCCGAACACGACCGCCACCCTCACCCCCGCCGTCGAACAGGCCTGCGGGAAGCTGCCCGTCGTGGTCTTCGACCGGGGCGTCGAGACCGACTGCGCGGTCACCTTCGTCAATCCGATCGGCGGCTACGCGTACGGCGCGGTGGCGGCCGACTTCCTCGTCGAGAAGGTCGAGCCGAGGGGCAAGATCCTGGCACTGCGCATCTCACCCGGCGTGGACGTCCTGGAGACCCGCTGGTCGGCGGCGAAGGTCGCCTTCGACCGGAGCGAACTCGACGTCGTGGACGTGAAGTTCACCGACGGCGACCCGGCCAGGACCAAGGCGGTCGTGACCGACGCGCTCACCCGGCACGGCGACATCGACGGGGTGTGGATGGACTCCGGCGCCACCGCCGTCGCCGCCGTCGAGGCGTTCGAGGACGCCGGCAAGGACGTCCCGCCGATCACCGGGGAGGACCAGCAGGACTTCCTCCAGGCGTGGCGGGACAAGGACCTCACGGCGATCGCCCCCGCGTACCCGACGTTCCAGTGGCGTACCGCCGTCATCGCCGCGCTGGACGTCCTCAAGGGCGAGGACGTGCCCAAGGAGTGGAAGCTGCCGCAGCCGACCGTCACGCAGGAGAACCTGGGCGACTACCTCAAGCCCGGCATGCCGCCGCTGCACTACGCGATGTGCGGCTGCGAGTCGATGCCCGGATTCCCGAAGGACTGGGGCGGCAGGTGA
- a CDS encoding sugar phosphate isomerase/epimerase family protein gives MTGPAGTSPALPPFALGANPWIWHSPVDGAALAETLPKLAGWGFDCVELPLERAGDWAPAATAKLLDATGLAPAAVVAVMPPGRDLVATDAATVRATQDYLRRCVDAAHALGAPVVAGPVYTAVGRAWRMTDGERAAAWAEWREHLAPVAAHARDAGVTIAVEPLNRYETSLLNTVAQCLTALDGLDPAAVGIALDVYHQNIEERGLPGAVREAGGRIAHVQVCANDRGAPGADHLDWPGFLTALAESGYRGPLCVESFTAHNDAIAVAASVWRPLATSQDTLATDGLAFLRRTLAALP, from the coding sequence GTGACCGGGCCGGCCGGGACCTCCCCGGCGCTCCCGCCCTTCGCGCTCGGCGCCAACCCCTGGATCTGGCACTCCCCGGTCGACGGGGCGGCCCTCGCGGAGACGCTGCCGAAGCTGGCCGGCTGGGGCTTCGACTGCGTCGAACTCCCCCTGGAGCGGGCCGGCGACTGGGCGCCCGCCGCCACGGCGAAGCTGCTGGACGCCACCGGGCTCGCCCCGGCGGCCGTCGTCGCCGTCATGCCGCCCGGCCGTGACCTCGTGGCCACCGACGCGGCGACCGTGCGCGCCACCCAGGACTATCTGCGGCGCTGCGTCGACGCGGCCCACGCCCTCGGGGCGCCCGTCGTGGCCGGCCCGGTCTACACGGCCGTCGGACGCGCCTGGCGGATGACGGACGGTGAGCGCGCGGCGGCGTGGGCCGAGTGGCGCGAGCACCTCGCGCCCGTCGCCGCCCACGCGCGGGACGCGGGCGTGACGATCGCCGTCGAACCGCTGAACCGGTACGAGACGAGTCTGCTGAACACCGTCGCCCAGTGCCTCACGGCGCTGGACGGCCTGGACCCGGCGGCCGTCGGCATCGCCCTCGACGTCTACCACCAGAACATCGAGGAGCGCGGCCTGCCCGGCGCCGTACGCGAGGCGGGCGGCCGGATCGCCCACGTCCAGGTGTGCGCCAACGACCGCGGCGCGCCCGGCGCCGACCACCTCGACTGGCCCGGCTTCCTCACGGCCCTCGCGGAGAGCGGCTACCGGGGGCCGCTGTGCGTCGAGTCGTTCACCGCGCACAACGACGCGATCGCCGTGGCCGCCTCCGTCTGGCGTCCCCTCGCCACCAGCCAGGACACGCTCGCCACCGACGGGCTGGCGTTCCTGCGCCGCACGCTCGCCGCCCTTCCGTAG